One segment of Amycolatopsis alba DSM 44262 DNA contains the following:
- a CDS encoding arylamine N-acetyltransferase family protein translates to MFDVEIYLRRLGHSGPREPTLSTLRTLHRAHLLAIPYDNSKFPDDGGGLPDNLADLDHDRTFDKIVVRGDGGICFELNLLFERLLDDLGFDTMPVSAGVPQARGRFSPELSHKFTVVTLDGVRWLADVGFAGPSYLLPLELSPAVQTQYGCQFRVDGQDGLHTVLRRSHSTDWQPVYRFALQARELSEWDGFTEQFERYLDEAVIANTTMLCRADENGHRALVGRRYLTVEDGKETIVALTDQAEYQRVVAAIRGRPGQENR, encoded by the coding sequence ATGTTCGACGTCGAGATCTACCTGCGACGGCTCGGTCACAGCGGCCCCCGTGAACCGACCCTCTCCACGCTGCGCACGCTGCACCGCGCCCATCTGCTCGCCATCCCCTACGACAACAGCAAGTTTCCCGACGACGGCGGCGGGCTGCCGGACAACCTCGCCGATCTCGACCACGACCGCACCTTCGACAAGATCGTGGTCCGCGGCGACGGCGGCATCTGTTTCGAGCTGAACCTGCTGTTCGAGCGGCTGCTGGACGACCTGGGGTTCGACACCATGCCGGTTTCGGCCGGGGTGCCCCAGGCGCGGGGCAGGTTCAGCCCGGAACTGTCGCACAAGTTCACCGTCGTGACGCTGGACGGCGTCCGGTGGCTGGCGGACGTGGGTTTCGCCGGGCCTTCCTACCTGCTCCCCCTGGAACTCTCCCCCGCCGTGCAGACCCAGTACGGCTGCCAGTTCCGGGTGGACGGACAAGACGGCCTGCACACCGTTCTCCGGCGAAGCCACTCCACGGACTGGCAGCCGGTCTACCGCTTCGCGCTCCAGGCTCGCGAGCTCTCCGAGTGGGACGGTTTCACCGAACAGTTCGAGCGCTATCTGGACGAAGCGGTGATAGCGAACACCACCATGCTCTGCCGGGCGGACGAGAACGGCCACCGGGCGCTGGTCGGCAGACGGTATCTGACGGTCGAAGACGGGAAGGAGACGATCGTCGCGCTGACCGACCAGGCCGAGTACCAGCGGGTCGTGGCCGCGATCCGGGGGCGGCCGGGTCAGGAAAACCGGTAG
- a CDS encoding class I SAM-dependent methyltransferase, whose amino-acid sequence MQRLRLDLDPLRETLLLTLHARASDAKLPRSILGDTHSVAIAEEIDYDFAKLNLKPSLICGTASRAKKLDEAVRSFVAVHPDAVVLDLGCGLDTRVLRCDPPAGVDWYDVDFPDIVDLRPRFLPDRSVRIGVDLTEQGWLDPLPRDRPAMIVAEGLLPFLPGDSFRRMVRELTAHFDTGELAINGYTRFAAWSMKYHPTIKTIGITAAQGFDDPRDPETWGAGLVLAEEQVIARAPEVACFPQPLRAVTRLMSHSDALSRQGTRVLRYRFS is encoded by the coding sequence GTGCAACGCCTGCGACTCGACCTGGACCCGCTCCGGGAAACCCTGCTGCTCACCCTTCACGCGAGGGCTTCGGACGCCAAGCTGCCCCGCTCGATCCTCGGCGACACCCACTCCGTCGCCATCGCCGAGGAGATCGACTACGACTTCGCCAAGCTCAACCTCAAGCCCAGCCTCATCTGCGGCACCGCCTCCCGTGCCAAGAAACTCGACGAGGCGGTCCGGTCCTTCGTCGCCGTCCATCCCGACGCCGTCGTGCTCGATCTCGGCTGCGGACTCGACACGCGAGTGCTCCGCTGCGACCCGCCCGCCGGTGTCGACTGGTACGACGTCGATTTCCCCGACATCGTCGACCTGCGGCCCCGGTTCCTGCCCGATCGGTCCGTGCGTATCGGCGTGGACCTGACCGAACAGGGCTGGCTCGACCCGCTGCCGCGAGACCGGCCTGCCATGATCGTCGCGGAGGGCCTGCTGCCGTTCTTGCCCGGCGACTCCTTCCGGCGCATGGTCCGGGAACTGACCGCGCATTTCGACACCGGCGAACTCGCCATCAACGGCTATACGCGCTTCGCCGCTTGGTCGATGAAGTATCACCCGACGATCAAAACGATCGGCATCACCGCCGCCCAGGGCTTCGACGACCCACGCGACCCCGAGACCTGGGGCGCCGGCCTGGTCCTGGCGGAGGAGCAAGTGATCGCCCGCGCCCCGGAAGTCGCTTGTTTCCCGCAGCCGCTGCGTGCGGTGACCCGGCTCATGAGCCACAGCGACGCCTTGTCCCGGCAAGGAACCCGCGTACTCCGCTACCGGTTTTCCTGA
- a CDS encoding GbsR/MarR family transcriptional regulator: MSEQDKQDEMLRWVERVATFCVEEWALPPITGRILGLLMICDPPERSAGQIAETIQASRASLTSNMRFLTTIGLVRKVRVPGDRTTYYRVEDDAWHKVIQRKLDSLGAFGDIADEGMKLVGGRGPHTERIHAAQEALTWLRDIAARNPPKT; this comes from the coding sequence ATGTCCGAACAGGACAAGCAGGACGAGATGCTGCGGTGGGTCGAGCGGGTGGCGACGTTCTGCGTCGAGGAATGGGCGCTCCCGCCGATCACCGGGCGCATCCTCGGCCTGCTGATGATCTGCGACCCGCCCGAGCGCTCCGCCGGTCAGATCGCCGAGACGATCCAGGCCAGTCGCGCCTCGCTGACCTCGAACATGCGCTTCCTCACCACCATCGGCCTCGTCCGCAAGGTTCGTGTGCCGGGTGACCGCACCACCTACTACCGCGTCGAGGACGACGCCTGGCACAAGGTGATCCAGCGCAAACTCGACAGCCTCGGCGCCTTCGGCGACATCGCCGACGAGGGGATGAAACTCGTCGGCGGCCGGGGGCCGCACACCGAACGCATCCATGCCGCCCAGGAGGCCTTGACCTGGCTTCGCGACATCGCTGCCCGCAATCCTCCGAAAACTTAA
- a CDS encoding alpha/beta hydrolase yields MDMSPQKVTFTSLGTACAGDLYVPEVALPVPGLVLGHSGVMVKEALAVFAEYFVRAGFAVLAIDYRTVGASEGEPRGQDHPLRQVEDFRSAISYLQSRPEVDAARIGLWGVSVGGSVAVQAAVLDRRVKCVVVQSPSVWNGWRYLERLVGHAGVHALRQKLDEDWQRRYEGGDGARVPHLSLDAESVQDAPDVAAQMFPSYRNEKTLESTEQLLTFAPEDLIHRLAPTPLLMIANGGWDPYHLIEEAQSAYAKAGEPKRLEVLPYDVLGLYTGPGLDEAMALAVDWFDRYLRELRAVTATPVPATGPGAAMTQ; encoded by the coding sequence ATGGATATGTCTCCCCAGAAGGTGACGTTCACCAGTCTCGGTACCGCGTGTGCCGGCGACCTGTACGTGCCGGAGGTGGCCCTCCCGGTACCCGGCCTGGTGCTGGGGCACAGCGGGGTGATGGTCAAAGAGGCGCTGGCCGTGTTCGCGGAGTACTTCGTGCGTGCCGGGTTCGCGGTGCTGGCGATCGACTACCGCACGGTCGGCGCCAGTGAGGGGGAACCTCGGGGCCAGGACCATCCGCTACGGCAGGTGGAGGACTTCCGCAGCGCGATCTCCTACCTGCAGAGCCGCCCGGAGGTGGACGCGGCGCGGATCGGGTTGTGGGGTGTCAGCGTCGGGGGATCGGTCGCGGTGCAGGCCGCGGTGCTCGACAGGCGCGTGAAGTGTGTCGTGGTGCAGAGCCCCAGCGTGTGGAACGGGTGGCGGTACCTGGAGCGGTTGGTCGGACACGCCGGTGTGCACGCGCTGCGACAGAAACTGGACGAAGACTGGCAGCGCCGCTACGAGGGCGGCGACGGCGCCCGTGTCCCGCACCTGAGCCTGGACGCGGAGTCCGTGCAGGACGCGCCGGACGTGGCCGCGCAGATGTTTCCCTCCTACCGCAACGAAAAGACGCTTGAATCCACCGAGCAGCTGCTCACCTTCGCCCCGGAAGACCTCATCCACCGGCTGGCGCCTACGCCGCTGTTGATGATCGCCAACGGCGGCTGGGACCCGTATCACCTGATCGAGGAGGCGCAAAGCGCGTACGCCAAGGCCGGCGAACCGAAGCGGCTGGAGGTACTGCCCTACGACGTCCTCGGGCTCTACACCGGTCCTGGTCTCGACGAGGCGATGGCGCTGGCCGTGGACTGGTTCGACCGCTACCTGCGCGAACTCCGGGCCGTCACCGCCACCCCGGTGCCCGCCACCGGGCCGGGGGCCGCCATGACACAGTGA
- a CDS encoding MFS transporter: MQESKIGTRPHTRWTGRLIGLVTVLVLVNFMVDTAITAPLLVLPEMLDHFGTDQTALINASAMLAGVMWAPLLGKSADVHGKRKVLVLTLLLSCAGALVCAVAPSLWVFVPGRLLQGAAVAALFLSVAIVREMCAPRIAMIVVGIVTSGSAVLNIGSRFLTEKLAAEFGFRILFLISAVVAIAMAICVHRVVPESAHRTPGRIDVGGALLLGGGLAGVLGYVSVGSEFGWFALGPMALLVGGAAAFARWFLVASRKPDALIDVRDLGAPLALTLLVLVLGTGSYQSMLQLIPLVSEVSAEQGLGYGLAGQGTLALLLAAPGVGVMIGGPVAGVIATRVGPAVTLAGGIALGTVGTVGMFFGVSQFPVAIFFAFLLGFTVGVLGTSGFNLAGGLASADRQGIVSSLVMVVVAIGSVVLDFVGSAVLKSTAVPVGGETVNSGTGVFTCITIATAAFAIAAVLAVVLVRKPGLDFASDFSQD; the protein is encoded by the coding sequence ATGCAGGAGAGCAAGATCGGCACAAGACCGCACACGAGGTGGACCGGACGGCTCATCGGCCTGGTGACCGTCCTGGTGCTGGTCAACTTCATGGTCGACACGGCCATCACCGCGCCGCTGCTGGTCCTTCCGGAAATGCTCGACCACTTCGGCACCGATCAGACGGCGTTGATCAACGCGAGCGCGATGCTGGCAGGCGTGATGTGGGCGCCGCTGCTCGGCAAGAGCGCCGACGTCCACGGCAAACGCAAGGTGCTCGTGCTGACCCTGCTGCTCAGTTGCGCGGGCGCGCTCGTCTGCGCGGTGGCCCCCAGCCTCTGGGTTTTCGTGCCCGGCCGCCTCTTGCAGGGAGCGGCCGTGGCCGCGCTGTTCCTTTCCGTCGCGATCGTCCGCGAGATGTGCGCGCCCCGGATCGCGATGATCGTGGTGGGCATCGTGACCTCCGGATCCGCGGTGCTCAACATCGGTTCCCGTTTCCTCACCGAGAAGCTGGCCGCGGAGTTCGGTTTCCGGATCTTGTTCCTGATCTCGGCCGTCGTCGCGATCGCGATGGCGATCTGCGTGCACCGCGTCGTTCCCGAATCCGCGCACCGGACGCCGGGCCGGATCGACGTCGGCGGGGCGCTGCTGCTCGGCGGCGGCCTGGCCGGGGTGCTCGGCTATGTCAGCGTCGGCTCGGAGTTCGGCTGGTTCGCCCTCGGTCCGATGGCGCTGCTGGTCGGTGGTGCCGCGGCCTTCGCCAGATGGTTCCTGGTCGCGAGCCGGAAGCCCGATGCCCTGATCGACGTCCGCGACCTCGGCGCGCCCTTGGCGCTCACGCTGCTGGTGCTCGTGCTCGGCACCGGTTCCTATCAGAGCATGCTCCAGCTCATTCCCCTGGTCAGCGAGGTATCGGCGGAGCAGGGTCTCGGGTACGGACTGGCGGGCCAGGGGACGCTGGCCCTGCTGCTCGCCGCGCCGGGCGTCGGCGTCATGATCGGCGGGCCGGTGGCCGGGGTGATCGCCACCCGTGTCGGGCCAGCCGTGACCCTGGCCGGGGGAATCGCGCTCGGAACCGTGGGGACCGTCGGGATGTTCTTCGGTGTCTCCCAGTTTCCCGTCGCGATCTTTTTCGCTTTCCTGCTGGGTTTCACGGTCGGCGTGCTCGGTACCTCCGGCTTCAATCTGGCGGGCGGGCTGGCTTCGGCCGACCGGCAGGGCATCGTCTCCAGCCTGGTCATGGTCGTCGTCGCGATCGGCTCGGTGGTGCTGGACTTCGTCGGCTCGGCGGTGCTCAAGTCGACCGCCGTTCCCGTCGGCGGCGAAACGGTGAACTCGGGGACCGGTGTCTTCACCTGTATCACGATCGCCACCGCCGCGTTCGCGATCGCCGCGGTGCTCGCCGTCGTGCTGGTGCGAAAACCGGGACTTGACTTTGCTAGTGATTTCAGTCAAGACTGA
- a CDS encoding TetR/AcrR family transcriptional regulator, which translates to MATPKATARTPGRRLQAETKRAAILDAAEALFVSDGYELTSVDAISARAGVSKRTVYDHFGDKQSLFRGVLGRANDAVVATVRKAIDEELADDRDIRDALLGFARRVTTGMFPTSDYATFRRLSSQAPLAPRLPEAAQDQPERMMEARFAKFAADGRLRVTDPRRAMQHFVALTMRLVLDVTDEDQTGTVGEAEILATLTDGVDVFLRAYR; encoded by the coding sequence ATGGCGACCCCGAAAGCGACCGCGCGGACACCGGGCAGGCGGCTTCAGGCCGAGACCAAGCGAGCCGCCATCCTCGACGCGGCCGAAGCGTTGTTCGTGTCGGACGGCTACGAACTCACCAGCGTCGACGCGATCTCGGCGCGGGCCGGGGTGTCCAAACGCACCGTCTACGACCACTTCGGCGACAAGCAGTCCCTCTTCCGCGGCGTTCTCGGGCGCGCCAACGACGCCGTGGTCGCGACCGTGCGCAAGGCGATCGACGAAGAACTGGCCGACGACCGGGACATCCGCGACGCCCTGCTCGGCTTCGCCCGGCGGGTGACGACGGGGATGTTCCCCACTTCGGACTACGCGACGTTCAGACGGCTGAGCTCGCAGGCTCCCCTGGCGCCGCGGCTACCGGAAGCGGCGCAAGACCAGCCCGAACGGATGATGGAGGCACGATTCGCGAAATTCGCGGCGGACGGCAGGCTCCGGGTGACCGACCCGCGGCGCGCCATGCAGCACTTCGTCGCCCTGACGATGCGTTTGGTCCTCGACGTGACCGACGAGGACCAAACGGGAACGGTGGGCGAGGCGGAGATCCTCGCGACCCTCACCGACGGGGTGGACGTGTTCCTGCGCGCCTACCGCTGA
- a CDS encoding PPOX class F420-dependent oxidoreductase, translated as MTALNDQVRGWVAAPKFWHLATVNLDGSPHVSPMWIDVEGDHIVFNTAVGRVKEENLRREPRVSLSCMDTDNPYDRVVIHGRAVEFVEGEEAERCMDRLARKYVGTERFEWRIPGERRVKILVEPTRARHVVGVEPFRRGT; from the coding sequence GTGACCGCATTGAACGACCAGGTCCGCGGCTGGGTCGCGGCGCCGAAATTCTGGCATCTGGCCACGGTGAACCTCGACGGTTCACCCCACGTGTCGCCCATGTGGATCGACGTCGAAGGCGACCACATCGTGTTCAACACCGCCGTCGGCCGGGTGAAGGAGGAGAACCTGCGCCGCGAACCTCGCGTTTCGCTGTCGTGCATGGACACGGACAACCCCTATGACCGGGTGGTCATCCACGGCCGCGCCGTCGAGTTCGTCGAAGGCGAGGAAGCGGAGCGGTGCATGGACCGGCTGGCCAGGAAATACGTCGGAACCGAACGGTTCGAATGGCGTATCCCCGGAGAGCGCCGGGTCAAGATCCTGGTCGAGCCGACTCGCGCGCGCCATGTCGTCGGCGTGGAGCCCTTCCGGCGTGGCACCTGA